One window of the Emcibacter sp. genome contains the following:
- a CDS encoding XdhC family protein, whose translation MSRFIHNWDGKTPYVLVTIIRVSGHAAAKPGDKAIVTSGGDIIGSIGGGCLRGAVVKAARMAIETGEPQFIRTVPKDKIDEVPEEEDIKTYPSACPSRGEVEVFLEPVKPKPVLVVFGETELAHTLVAFGRALGFKAVHGLSETDGGSAGTESFDLDSLSGESNLKADYIVVATQGVKDKITLEASLKSSCPHVFFVASVKKANFWRERLGEAGMTDREMLKLISPAGLHIRAESPAEIALSILAQIVQIKNEKQEQSVESNGGTSERK comes from the coding sequence GTGTCCAGGTTTATTCATAACTGGGACGGAAAAACGCCCTATGTGCTGGTCACCATTATCAGGGTGTCCGGACATGCGGCGGCCAAGCCCGGCGACAAGGCCATTGTTACGTCCGGGGGCGATATTATCGGGTCTATCGGCGGCGGATGCCTGCGCGGGGCGGTGGTCAAGGCGGCAAGGATGGCGATTGAAACCGGCGAGCCGCAGTTTATCCGGACGGTGCCAAAAGACAAAATCGATGAAGTCCCCGAAGAAGAGGATATCAAAACCTACCCGAGTGCCTGCCCCAGCCGCGGCGAAGTGGAAGTGTTTCTGGAGCCGGTAAAACCAAAACCGGTACTTGTTGTTTTTGGCGAGACCGAGCTTGCCCATACTCTTGTTGCTTTTGGCAGGGCTTTGGGCTTCAAGGCTGTTCATGGCCTCAGCGAAACAGACGGGGGGTCGGCAGGAACGGAAAGTTTTGACCTTGATAGTCTGTCCGGGGAGAGTAATCTGAAAGCCGATTATATTGTGGTTGCCACCCAGGGGGTGAAAGATAAAATTACCCTGGAGGCCAGCCTGAAAAGTAGTTGTCCCCATGTCTTCTTTGTTGCCAGTGTCAAAAAAGCGAACTTCTGGAGGGAACGGCTTGGTGAGGCGGGCATGACGGACAGGGAGATGTTGAAACTGATCTCGCCGGCAGGGTTGCACATCAGGGCGGAATCACCGGCTGAAATTGCCCTTTCCATATTGGCCCAGATCGTTCAGATAAAGAATGAAAAACAGGAACAATCCGTTGAAAGTAACGGGGGAACAAGTGAACGGAAATAA
- a CDS encoding XdhC family protein, with product MTMQNFDHPLDVLTFIHTAQLAGKKAALVTVTETLGGSVRAPGALMAVLEDGTVAGYVSNGCVDGNLVFQAQEAMARNEPAKVRYGQGSPFMDIRLPCGGAIDLLITPNPDQDIVLKTIEILSARRECQLLVGTNGSLQTSGEKTQTSHWQGQDVFIVKCLPKLQIRIAGIGAEVLALTRLGCASGFEVIVQSPDENCLRQAGEFGARQTILLKSPHSAIDIHDDRFTAFVLMFHDHSWETELLRSALAGKAFYIGALGSRKTHAIRCDQLADIGVERKDMDRIKGPIGLVSSLRDASMVAISTLAEIIKLYSRVVKDTSTD from the coding sequence ATGACAATGCAAAACTTTGATCACCCGCTGGATGTTTTAACCTTCATTCACACAGCGCAGCTCGCGGGTAAAAAGGCGGCCCTTGTGACGGTTACCGAAACCCTGGGCGGGTCTGTCCGCGCCCCCGGCGCCCTCATGGCTGTGCTGGAGGATGGCACTGTGGCCGGTTATGTCTCCAACGGCTGCGTGGACGGCAACCTGGTCTTTCAGGCGCAGGAGGCCATGGCCCGCAACGAGCCGGCAAAAGTCCGTTACGGGCAAGGCTCCCCCTTTATGGACATCCGCCTTCCCTGCGGCGGGGCCATTGACCTGCTGATTACACCGAACCCCGATCAGGATATTGTCCTGAAAACCATTGAAATATTGTCCGCCCGCCGGGAATGTCAGCTGCTGGTGGGCACGAATGGATCTCTCCAAACCAGCGGGGAAAAGACCCAGACCTCGCACTGGCAGGGGCAGGACGTTTTCATTGTCAAATGCCTGCCCAAACTGCAGATCCGCATTGCCGGCATCGGGGCCGAGGTCTTGGCCCTTACCCGCCTGGGCTGTGCGTCGGGTTTCGAAGTCATTGTACAGTCCCCGGATGAGAACTGCCTCCGACAAGCCGGGGAATTCGGCGCCCGGCAAACCATTTTGTTAAAATCCCCCCACTCCGCCATCGACATTCATGATGACAGGTTCACGGCTTTTGTCCTGATGTTTCATGATCACAGCTGGGAGACAGAACTGCTCAGGTCTGCCCTCGCCGGAAAGGCCTTTTATATTGGCGCCCTCGGCAGCCGGAAAACCCACGCCATCCGCTGTGACCAGCTTGCAGACATCGGTGTGGAGAGAAAAGACATGGATCGGATCAAAGGCCCCATCGGCCTGGTTTCTTCTTTGAGAGATGCTTCAATGGTAGCGATCTCGACCCTTGCGGAAATCATCAAGCTCTACAGCCGGGTCGTCAAAGACACCTCCACAGACTGA
- a CDS encoding (2Fe-2S)-binding protein codes for MAKRVVNLTVNGEQQEMLVEDRELLIHTLREQMLLTGAHIGCDTTHCGACTVDVDGRSVKSCTMFTVQADGADITTVEGMASPDGTLHVLQEAFRQEHGLQCGFCTPGMIMRAHRLLQENPNPTEEEIRWGISGNLCRCTGYQNIVKAIQHAVDKINEREAAE; via the coding sequence ATGGCTAAAAGGGTAGTCAATTTAACCGTCAACGGTGAACAGCAGGAAATGCTTGTTGAAGACCGTGAACTGTTAATTCATACGCTGCGGGAGCAGATGCTGCTCACCGGGGCGCACATCGGCTGCGATACGACGCATTGCGGTGCCTGTACTGTTGATGTTGACGGCCGGTCGGTGAAAAGCTGCACCATGTTTACGGTGCAGGCCGACGGGGCCGATATCACCACTGTTGAGGGCATGGCCAGTCCGGACGGCACACTGCATGTTTTGCAGGAAGCTTTCCGGCAGGAGCATGGGCTGCAATGCGGCTTCTGCACGCCCGGCATGATCATGCGGGCCCATCGCCTCCTACAGGAAAATCCAAACCCCACCGAAGAGGAAATCCGCTGGGGGATTTCAGGCAATTTATGTCGTTGCACCGGTTACCAGAATATTGTGAAGGCTATCCAGCATGCGGTTGACAAAATCAACGAGAGGGAGGCGGCAGAATGA
- a CDS encoding carbon monoxide dehydrogenase subunit G, with product MKITGENEVPATKEEVWQALNDPDVLAKCIPGCESLERVGENSFKATVTNRIGPVTAKFDGKVDLTDLDPPNGYTLMGSGSAGSMGNAKGAAKVSLTETETGTKLSYDVDVEITGKIAQLGGRLIQSTANVLAGQFFKKLARVIGEETGAEMPAEAAAGPNWVKWGLVLVAGVAVAAIAYFILG from the coding sequence ATGAAGATTACAGGTGAAAATGAAGTTCCGGCAACAAAGGAAGAGGTCTGGCAGGCCCTGAATGATCCGGACGTGCTGGCGAAATGTATTCCGGGATGCGAAAGTCTGGAACGGGTCGGGGAGAATTCTTTCAAGGCCACCGTCACCAACCGGATTGGTCCCGTAACGGCAAAATTCGATGGCAAGGTTGACCTGACAGACCTGGATCCGCCAAACGGCTATACCCTGATGGGATCTGGCAGCGCAGGCTCCATGGGGAATGCCAAAGGCGCGGCCAAGGTCAGCCTCACTGAAACAGAAACCGGCACCAAACTCAGCTATGATGTGGATGTGGAGATCACCGGCAAGATTGCCCAGCTGGGCGGCCGTCTGATCCAGAGCACCGCCAATGTGCTTGCCGGTCAGTTTTTCAAAAAACTCGCCCGGGTGATCGGCGAGGAAACCGGTGCCGAGATGCCGGCAGAGGCTGCGGCGGGGCCAAACTGGGTCAAATGGGGTCTGGTTCTCGTCGCCGGTGTGGCTGTTGCGGCCATCGCCTATTTTATATTGGGCTGA
- a CDS encoding vWA domain-containing protein, whose translation MTEVTEQYVPGFEARLVQFARLLRDNGYSVSQRDVGDLCSVMSLEDTLRERRFRQTLQVMFCSSPSEISRFDEIFNAYWNQQVGRKRTLMRQKTASQQVAASREREEGPGQQGSGLAHYFEWRRQQEEDAEETAAEKDPGQSRQAGQSGISTSSRADLGKISDPEEFDKLMALAERLARQMRYRIARRYRKYNKGTVLDLRRTLRHMVQTGGLPVKLRKKFKKRPPVSLLTFVDVSGSMDSYSLFFARFVHALTGGFVKSEAFLFHTRLVHITQTLKEANPIKMMEKLALISQGWSGGTRIGDALATFNKNYARKYTGKRTVAIIMSDGYDTGAPEKLEAELKKLKSRCFRIIWLNPMLGREAYEPSTNAMQKALGQIDVFAPAHNLRSLLLLEKYLANA comes from the coding sequence ATGACAGAAGTGACTGAACAATATGTTCCCGGTTTTGAGGCGCGTCTGGTGCAGTTTGCCAGACTGCTTCGGGATAATGGCTACAGTGTCAGCCAGAGGGACGTCGGCGATCTGTGCTCGGTGATGTCCCTGGAGGATACCCTCAGAGAACGCAGGTTCCGTCAGACCCTTCAGGTGATGTTCTGTTCAAGTCCGTCGGAAATTTCCCGGTTTGACGAGATTTTCAACGCCTACTGGAACCAGCAGGTTGGCCGGAAACGCACCCTTATGCGACAGAAAACAGCTTCTCAACAGGTGGCGGCTTCGCGGGAGCGGGAGGAAGGTCCGGGTCAGCAGGGTAGCGGTCTGGCGCACTATTTTGAATGGCGGCGTCAACAGGAAGAAGATGCTGAAGAAACTGCGGCGGAAAAGGATCCGGGGCAAAGCCGTCAGGCCGGCCAGTCCGGTATCAGTACGAGTTCCCGGGCCGACCTGGGTAAAATCAGTGATCCCGAAGAGTTTGACAAGCTGATGGCGCTTGCCGAACGTCTGGCCCGACAGATGCGCTACAGGATTGCGCGCCGCTACCGGAAATATAACAAGGGCACTGTGCTTGATCTGCGGCGTACCCTTCGTCATATGGTCCAGACCGGCGGGTTGCCGGTCAAGTTACGGAAGAAATTCAAGAAACGCCCGCCCGTTTCCTTGCTGACTTTTGTGGATGTGTCCGGATCAATGGATTCCTATTCCCTGTTTTTTGCCAGGTTTGTCCATGCCCTGACCGGTGGATTTGTCAAATCCGAGGCGTTTCTTTTTCACACGCGTCTGGTCCATATCACCCAGACCCTGAAGGAAGCCAATCCAATTAAAATGATGGAAAAGCTTGCCCTGATCAGCCAGGGATGGTCCGGCGGGACAAGAATCGGCGATGCCCTGGCCACCTTCAATAAAAATTATGCCCGCAAATATACCGGCAAACGCACCGTCGCCATTATCATGAGTGACGGTTATGACACGGGGGCACCTGAAAAACTGGAGGCCGAGTTGAAAAAGCTCAAGTCCAGATGCTTCCGGATCATCTGGCTTAATCCCATGCTGGGCCGGGAGGCTTACGAACCTTCCACCAACGCCATGCAAAAGGCGCTGGGGCAGATTGATGTTTTTGCCCCGGCCCATAATCTGCGGTCCCTGCTTCTATTGGAGAAGTATCTTGCAAACGCGTGA
- a CDS encoding nucleotidyltransferase family protein yields the protein MNGNKSDIEIIVLAAGLSRRMGAANKLLATLDGEPLVRRAVARYRACSDRLIVVLGHDADKVRTALEGLDVKFVFNPDYEAGRQSSARAGFQAAEMDGPGVMLGLADQPLLEAGDISQLIESFLASDQSKIFIPYYNEQRGNPVIFPAALARQIKSDKAVPGCRKFIDAHPELVCRVPVTNNHFMTDMDTPEEAELLGATLN from the coding sequence GTGAACGGAAATAAATCCGATATCGAGATCATCGTCCTTGCGGCAGGCCTGTCCCGGCGCATGGGGGCTGCCAACAAGCTGCTGGCGACCCTTGACGGAGAGCCGCTGGTTCGCCGCGCGGTTGCACGCTACCGGGCCTGTTCCGACCGGCTCATCGTGGTGCTGGGGCATGACGCGGACAAGGTGCGCACGGCGCTTGAGGGGCTGGATGTGAAATTTGTCTTTAATCCTGATTATGAAGCCGGCAGGCAGTCTTCTGCCCGGGCCGGGTTTCAGGCGGCGGAAATGGATGGTCCGGGAGTAATGCTTGGTCTGGCGGACCAGCCCCTGCTTGAAGCCGGGGATATTTCACAGCTGATCGAAAGCTTCCTGGCCAGCGACCAGAGCAAGATTTTTATCCCCTATTATAACGAGCAAAGGGGAAATCCGGTCATTTTCCCGGCGGCTCTCGCCCGACAAATCAAGTCGGACAAGGCGGTGCCGGGCTGTCGGAAATTTATCGATGCCCATCCTGAGCTTGTTTGCCGGGTGCCGGTGACCAACAATCATTTTATGACCGACATGGACACGCCGGAAGAAGCCGAGCTTCTTGGAGCAACACTCAATTGA
- a CDS encoding aerobic carbon-monoxide dehydrogenase large subunit yields the protein MTDQATVSAKEREDKLEGIGCKRKRTEDIRFTQGRGNYVDDVKLPGMLFGDFYRSPYAHARIKNINKESALKVDGVLAVITAEDLIPLNLHYMPTLAGDVQAVLAHEKVLFQNQEVAFIVAKDRYAAADGVEALEVEYEELQPLVDPYKSMDDDAPLLREDIKDKKEGAHGPRIHHNHIFTWTAGDEQATEEAFAKADVVVKEYLAHPRVHPCPLETCCSVANMDKITGQLTLWGTFQAPHVVRTVASLISNIPEHKIRVIAPDIGGGFGNKVGVYPGYVLSIVATIVTGKPVKWVEDRIENLTTTAFARDYHITAELAATKDGKILGLRSHVLADHGAFDACADPTKYPAGLYHICTGSYDIPTAFVKVDGVYTNKAPGGVSYRCSFRVTEAAYTIERIIEVLAQKLDMDAADLRKKNFIQPDQFPYNSALGWEYDSGDYPTAMAKAMEAVEYEKLRKEQARQLEDFKSGKTRSLMGIGISFFTEIVGAGPSKNCDILGIGMFDSCEIRVHPTGAAIARLGTKSQGQGHETTYAQILATETGIPSDMITIEEGDTDTAPYGLGTYGSRSTPVAGAACARAGRKIKQKAQLIASHLLEVHHNDLEWDVDGFQVKGNPEKRKSMKELAWAAYNNVPPGMEMGLEAVDYYDPPNFTFPYGAYFCVVNIDVDTGETTIKRFYALDDCGTRINPMIIEGQVHGGLTEAFAVAMGQLIHYDEYGNVQGGSLMDFFLPTAVETPHWETDYTEVPSPHHPIGAKGVGESPHVGGVPAFSNAVNDAFRKLGGVHTHMPHTAANVWSYAKSLGL from the coding sequence ATGACTGATCAAGCCACTGTTTCCGCGAAGGAAAGAGAAGACAAGCTCGAAGGTATCGGGTGCAAGAGGAAAAGAACCGAGGATATTCGTTTCACCCAGGGACGGGGGAATTATGTCGATGATGTGAAACTTCCCGGTATGCTGTTCGGTGATTTTTACCGCAGCCCCTATGCCCATGCCCGCATTAAAAATATCAACAAGGAATCTGCCCTGAAAGTGGACGGGGTCCTGGCTGTTATCACGGCCGAGGATCTGATCCCGCTCAATCTCCATTATATGCCGACACTGGCCGGGGATGTTCAGGCTGTTCTGGCCCATGAAAAGGTCCTGTTCCAGAATCAGGAAGTCGCCTTTATTGTCGCCAAAGATCGTTATGCAGCCGCCGACGGGGTCGAAGCCCTGGAAGTGGAATATGAAGAGTTGCAGCCGCTGGTGGATCCTTACAAGTCCATGGATGATGATGCCCCGCTGCTTCGCGAGGACATCAAGGACAAGAAAGAAGGCGCCCACGGTCCGCGGATACATCACAATCATATCTTTACCTGGACGGCCGGTGACGAACAGGCCACAGAAGAGGCCTTTGCCAAGGCTGATGTTGTGGTCAAGGAATATCTGGCGCATCCGCGCGTGCATCCCTGTCCGCTGGAAACCTGCTGTTCCGTGGCAAATATGGACAAGATTACCGGCCAGTTGACGCTGTGGGGAACATTTCAGGCTCCCCATGTGGTGCGCACAGTGGCCTCTCTGATTTCCAATATTCCGGAACACAAGATCCGGGTGATTGCGCCCGATATCGGCGGCGGCTTCGGCAACAAGGTCGGGGTATATCCCGGTTATGTATTGTCCATTGTGGCCACTATCGTCACCGGCAAGCCGGTGAAATGGGTCGAGGACCGGATTGAAAACCTGACCACGACGGCGTTTGCCCGGGATTATCATATCACCGCCGAACTGGCCGCCACCAAGGACGGTAAAATCCTTGGCCTCAGGTCCCATGTTCTTGCCGATCATGGCGCCTTTGACGCCTGTGCCGATCCGACCAAATATCCGGCCGGTCTCTATCATATCTGTACGGGATCCTATGATATCCCGACAGCATTTGTGAAGGTGGACGGGGTCTATACCAACAAGGCGCCGGGCGGGGTGTCCTATCGCTGCTCCTTCCGGGTGACCGAGGCGGCCTATACCATCGAGCGGATTATCGAGGTCCTGGCCCAGAAACTCGATATGGATGCAGCCGATCTGAGGAAGAAAAACTTCATCCAGCCGGATCAGTTCCCCTATAACTCGGCTCTTGGCTGGGAATATGACAGCGGGGATTATCCAACGGCGATGGCAAAAGCCATGGAAGCTGTTGAATATGAAAAGCTGCGCAAGGAGCAGGCCCGGCAGTTGGAGGACTTCAAGTCCGGAAAAACCCGCAGCCTCATGGGGATCGGTATTTCCTTCTTCACCGAGATCGTCGGGGCCGGACCTTCCAAGAACTGTGATATTCTCGGCATCGGCATGTTCGACAGCTGTGAGATCAGGGTGCATCCGACCGGTGCGGCCATTGCCCGGCTCGGCACCAAATCACAGGGGCAGGGGCATGAAACAACCTATGCCCAGATCCTGGCGACCGAAACCGGTATTCCGTCCGATATGATCACCATTGAGGAAGGCGACACCGATACGGCGCCATACGGTCTTGGCACCTATGGCTCACGTTCCACACCGGTGGCAGGCGCTGCCTGTGCCCGGGCCGGTCGCAAGATCAAGCAGAAGGCGCAGCTCATTGCCTCGCATCTGCTGGAAGTGCATCACAATGACCTTGAATGGGATGTGGATGGTTTTCAGGTCAAAGGAAATCCTGAAAAACGCAAGTCCATGAAAGAACTTGCCTGGGCGGCCTACAACAATGTGCCCCCCGGCATGGAAATGGGGCTTGAAGCGGTGGATTATTATGATCCGCCAAACTTCACCTTTCCTTATGGCGCCTATTTCTGCGTGGTGAATATCGATGTGGATACCGGCGAGACAACGATCAAACGGTTCTATGCTCTGGATGACTGCGGCACCCGCATTAATCCGATGATCATTGAAGGCCAGGTTCATGGCGGCCTGACCGAAGCCTTCGCCGTGGCGATGGGGCAGCTCATTCATTATGATGAATATGGCAATGTCCAGGGCGGCAGCCTGATGGACTTCTTCCTGCCGACAGCGGTCGAGACGCCTCATTGGGAAACGGATTATACGGAAGTTCCGAGTCCGCATCATCCGATCGGCGCGAAAGGGGTTGGCGAAAGCCCCCATGTTGGCGGGGTCCCGGCCTTCTCCAATGCGGTGAATGATGCCTTCAGGAAGCTGGGCGGAGTGCACACCCATATGCCGCATACGGCTGCAAATGTGTGGTCATATGCCAAGAGTCTGGGACTGTAG
- a CDS encoding MoxR family ATPase, translated as MSDLRQYRQYLEQGSYVGDDVLATALYMAEKLSRPLLLEGEAGVGKTFVASALAQAMDRKLIRLQCYEGLDATQAIYEWNYQRQILTIAQKANDQAPVSDQELFSEEFLLKRPLLQAITQDEPPILLIDEIDRADEEFEAFLLELLAEFQISIPEYGVVKAKSIPLVILTSNGTRELSDALRRRCLYHYIDYPDAATELRIVQKRVPDCPPGLASQIVRFIQNLRREDLKKIPGIAETLDWTAALVGLDVSDLGDDVELVHNTLLCVLKTREDIEAMPVEIVSKLIAKSA; from the coding sequence ATGAGTGACTTGCGGCAATATCGGCAGTATCTGGAACAGGGCTCCTATGTGGGAGATGATGTTCTTGCGACCGCGCTTTACATGGCTGAAAAACTGTCCCGTCCGCTTCTTCTGGAAGGGGAAGCCGGGGTCGGCAAGACATTCGTCGCCAGTGCTCTTGCCCAAGCCATGGACCGGAAACTCATCCGCCTGCAGTGTTATGAAGGCCTTGATGCCACCCAGGCCATTTATGAATGGAATTACCAGCGGCAGATCCTGACCATTGCCCAGAAGGCAAACGACCAGGCGCCCGTTTCCGATCAGGAACTGTTTTCCGAGGAATTTCTCCTGAAGCGGCCGCTTTTGCAGGCTATCACGCAGGATGAACCGCCGATCCTGCTGATTGACGAGATTGACCGGGCCGATGAGGAATTTGAAGCCTTCCTGCTGGAACTTCTGGCGGAGTTCCAGATTTCCATCCCCGAATATGGCGTCGTAAAGGCAAAGTCCATTCCTCTGGTCATCCTGACGTCCAATGGCACCCGGGAACTGTCCGATGCCCTGAGGCGGCGCTGTCTGTATCACTATATCGATTATCCCGATGCGGCGACGGAACTGCGAATTGTCCAGAAACGCGTACCGGATTGTCCCCCGGGGCTGGCCAGCCAGATTGTAAGGTTTATCCAGAACCTGAGGCGGGAAGACCTGAAAAAGATTCCCGGCATTGCCGAGACCCTGGACTGGACGGCGGCCCTTGTCGGGCTGGATGTCTCCGACCTGGGAGACGATGTGGAGCTGGTTCACAATACCCTGTTGTGTGTGTTGAAAACCCGCGAGGATATCGAAGCCATGCCGGTTGAAATTGTCTCCAAACTGATTGCGAAATCGGCATGA
- a CDS encoding xanthine dehydrogenase family protein subunit M: protein MIPGSFEYLCPTSKGDALKMLAEGGENTRALAGGHSLIPMMKLRMASPEKLVDLGKIDELRGIRVEKKHIIIGAMTTQHEMINDETLHSACPIIREAALLIADPQVRYCGTLGGNIGNGDPGNDMPGLMQCLDATYVLESVDGSREVAARDFYQGAYFTALNTGEIVTQVKIPRPAENHGFAYTKLKRKVGDYATAAAAVILEMSKGKVKAASIALTNVADTPLYAEDAVNLIVGTTLEDGDIDKAVSAAEAITSPVSDGRGTAEYRTKMAGVMVRRALELARNRAGESKSGGVMGWLKG from the coding sequence ATGATTCCTGGGAGTTTTGAATATTTATGCCCGACATCCAAGGGTGACGCCCTGAAGATGTTGGCAGAAGGAGGGGAGAATACCCGTGCCCTGGCTGGAGGTCACAGTCTCATCCCAATGATGAAACTCAGAATGGCGTCCCCTGAGAAGCTTGTCGATCTGGGAAAAATTGACGAACTCAGGGGCATCAGGGTTGAGAAAAAACACATCATTATCGGGGCAATGACGACCCAGCATGAAATGATTAATGATGAAACGCTTCACAGTGCCTGCCCGATTATACGGGAAGCCGCACTTTTGATCGCGGATCCCCAGGTGCGTTATTGCGGCACCCTCGGCGGCAACATCGGCAACGGAGATCCCGGCAATGACATGCCGGGTCTGATGCAGTGCCTGGACGCAACATATGTCCTGGAAAGTGTTGACGGATCCCGCGAGGTGGCAGCCAGGGATTTCTATCAGGGGGCATATTTTACGGCCCTGAATACTGGTGAAATTGTCACCCAGGTCAAAATTCCCAGACCGGCAGAAAACCATGGTTTTGCCTATACCAAACTGAAAAGAAAAGTGGGCGATTATGCCACTGCGGCGGCCGCGGTCATTCTTGAAATGTCCAAAGGCAAGGTTAAGGCCGCATCGATTGCGCTCACCAATGTGGCTGATACGCCGCTCTATGCGGAAGACGCCGTCAACCTGATTGTCGGAACAACGCTTGAAGATGGCGACATTGACAAGGCGGTTAGCGCAGCTGAAGCAATTACAAGCCCCGTCTCTGATGGCCGGGGAACGGCAGAATACAGAACGAAAATGGCAGGTGTCATGGTTCGCAGGGCACTTGAACTTGCCAGGAACCGTGCCGGAGAATCTAAAAGTGGAGGAGTAATGGGATGGCTAAAAGGGTAG
- a CDS encoding MFS transporter, which translates to MNKDPRDIINQEPMKAHQILVIGMCIFLNALDGFDILAITFAAPGIAHDWDLGPEVIGIVISTGLIAMTIGSFTLAPLADKIGRRRIILLCLLIMGGGMFASAFATDIITLSVIRFITGLGIGGMIPTINALSAEFSNEKRRNFSVCMMGIGYAIGGFLGGSAAAVLLSFYGWQSVFIFGGCVAFAILPVIYFLQPESIEFLITRKGETALGQANAILRRMGHSEASHIRLPDPGLQKAGFMDLFTTGNLSQTLALTFSYFLNIMTIYYILSWVPSIVTALGFDKVVGTTVSVWVSVGGIIGGALFGWVATFLDLRKLLVCLMLSTGFFVILFGQITPELGLLKFVGFLLGFCMYASTVGFYALLAQTFPTTLRATGTGFVVGAGRGGSTIGPVITGFLMAEGMGRGGVAMVMASGSIIAALILLGPYLNKRHSESKRAF; encoded by the coding sequence ATGAACAAAGACCCGCGCGACATCATTAATCAGGAACCCATGAAGGCGCACCAGATTCTGGTGATCGGCATGTGCATATTCCTGAACGCCCTGGATGGCTTTGATATCCTTGCCATTACCTTTGCCGCACCGGGCATTGCCCATGACTGGGACCTGGGTCCGGAAGTCATTGGTATCGTGATATCCACGGGGCTGATCGCCATGACCATAGGCTCCTTCACCCTTGCTCCCCTTGCCGACAAGATAGGGCGCCGTCGCATCATCCTGCTGTGCCTGCTTATCATGGGCGGCGGCATGTTTGCATCGGCTTTTGCCACGGATATCATCACTCTTTCCGTCATCCGCTTTATCACCGGCCTGGGCATCGGCGGCATGATCCCCACCATCAATGCGTTAAGTGCCGAATTTTCAAATGAGAAACGTCGTAACTTTTCCGTCTGCATGATGGGCATAGGCTATGCCATTGGCGGTTTTCTGGGCGGTTCAGCCGCGGCTGTCTTGCTTTCCTTTTACGGCTGGCAGTCTGTTTTTATCTTTGGCGGTTGCGTGGCCTTTGCCATTCTGCCGGTTATTTATTTCCTCCAGCCGGAATCCATAGAATTCCTGATTACCCGAAAAGGCGAAACGGCTCTCGGACAGGCCAACGCAATTTTGCGCCGCATGGGGCATAGCGAAGCCAGCCATATCAGGCTGCCGGATCCCGGACTTCAAAAGGCAGGTTTTATGGACCTTTTCACCACCGGAAACCTGAGCCAGACCCTGGCCCTGACCTTCAGCTATTTCCTCAACATCATGACCATTTATTACATACTGAGCTGGGTGCCGTCGATCGTGACAGCGCTGGGCTTTGACAAGGTTGTCGGCACCACGGTTTCGGTCTGGGTCAGTGTCGGGGGAATCATCGGCGGCGCCCTCTTCGGCTGGGTCGCCACATTCCTTGACCTGCGCAAACTTCTTGTCTGCCTGATGCTGTCCACCGGTTTCTTTGTCATTCTTTTTGGCCAGATCACCCCCGAACTGGGTTTGCTGAAATTCGTCGGCTTCCTGCTTGGCTTCTGCATGTATGCCAGCACTGTCGGGTTCTACGCCCTGCTGGCGCAAACCTTTCCCACGACCCTCCGGGCAACCGGCACAGGTTTTGTGGTCGGGGCCGGACGTGGCGGATCCACTATCGGCCCCGTTATCACCGGCTTCCTGATGGCGGAAGGCATGGGCCGCGGCGGAGTTGCCATGGTTATGGCTTCCGGTTCGATTATCGCCGCCCTGATCCTGCTCGGCCCCTATTTAAACAAGCGTCATTCGGAATCAAAGCGGGCGTTTTGA